A genomic window from Hyla sarda isolate aHylSar1 chromosome 8, aHylSar1.hap1, whole genome shotgun sequence includes:
- the RPS15A gene encoding 40S ribosomal protein S15a, producing the protein MVRMNVLADALKSINNAEKRGKRQVLIRPCSKVIVRFLTVMMKHGYIGEFEIIDDHRAGKIVVNLTGRLNKCGVISPRFDVQLKDLEKWQNNLLPSRQFGYIVLTTSAGIMDHEEARRKHTGGKILGFFF; encoded by the exons ATGGTGCGTATGAACGTGCTTGCCGATGCCCTTAAAAGCATCAACAATGCAGAGAAACGTGGCAAGCGCCAGGTTCTCATCAGACCGTGCTCAAAGGTGATAGTGCGATTCCTTACAGTGATGATGAAGCATG GTTACATTGGGGAATTTGAAATCATTGATGATCACAGGGCCGGAAAAATTGTTGTCAATCTAACAGGCAGACTGAACAAG TGTGGCGTCATCAGCCCTAGATTTGATGTGCAGCTGAAGGATCTGGAGAAGTGGCAGAACAACCTCCTACCTTCACGTCAGTTTGG GTACATTGTATTAACCACATCAGCTGGCATCATGGACCACGAGGAAGCGAGGCGAAAACACACAGGAGGCAAAATCCTAGGATTCTTTTTCTAA